A genomic segment from Triticum dicoccoides isolate Atlit2015 ecotype Zavitan chromosome 1A, WEW_v2.0, whole genome shotgun sequence encodes:
- the LOC119273073 gene encoding ubiquitin carboxyl-terminal hydrolase 18-like produces MLLKLSGSQEMFSTPETIFRDFEQGQHQDAHEFLRCLLDKLDEVTVAPRSESEEPSSIVKELFGGQLKSQLNCPKCNHCSDRLESFLDLNLEVNQMDTIMDSLSSYTKIEVVEDFICDGCKSRVNMEKHLKVEQAPEVLVIQLKRFQNLGSDISKIHDMVKYQLELDLNPFMSSPVDKPQCYDLYGVVEHWGNTAKGHYVCYIRSSETDWFLFDDDKIVKMTEDRVLEKKAYVLFYVKKGSSPWFSTLLEKEMLLSDYFEELAGKGLDEDGASKAGSYSSSGSDSDNGSVEQDVTEHFSGPAEKNEAGPSSAGLSQGVQGIENGSTLCSVPDKNEVGCSLGGVPSGGTQKPTSLILSSVENGDASGLPLLLENKEKSSHGTREANHNGPSSEVLDAGSHGGSSQENGRSCNLPQSSSHKHEDCCPENLTLHKEEEDGMVGSCDSPAGSLHARGSAGTSRLRTMSESRPEQGSG; encoded by the exons ATGCTTCTGAAGTTATCAGGCTCTCAGGAGATGTTCTCTACCCCAGAAA CGATATTTCGAGATTTCGAGCAGGGACAACACCAAGATGCACATGAATTCCTCCGCTGCTTGCTTGATAAATTAGATGAGGTAACTGTCGCTCCCAGGTCTGAATCCGAGGAGCCCTCTTCTATTGTCAAAGAACTTTTTGGGGGCCAACTGAAAAGCCAG TTGAATTGTCCAAAGTGCAATCATTGCTCGGACAGATTGGAGTCTTTCCTTGACCTTAACCTGGAGGTTAACCAAATGGACACTATCATGGATTCACTATCATCTTATACCAAAATTGAGGTTGTGGAAGATTTCATTTGTGATGGATGCAAATCTCGTGTGAACATGGAAAAGCACCTCAAGGTGGAGCAGGCTCCAGAAGTTCTTGTAATCCAGCTCAAACGGTTTCAAAATTTGGGGAGTGATATATCTAAGATTCATGACATGGTGAAGTATCAGTTAGAGCTGGATTTAAACCCCTTCATGAGCTCCCCTGTTGAC AAACCTCAATGCTATGATTTGTATGGAGTTGTAGAACACTGGGGTAACACAGCCAAGGGTCACTATGTTTGTTATATCCGTTCATCAGAAACTGATTGGTTTCTCTTTGACGATGATAAG ATTGTGAAAATGACTGAGGACAGAGTTTTGGAGAAAAAAGCATATGTTCTGTTCTATGTCAAGAAAGGTTCATCCCCATGGTTCTCTACATTACTTGAGAAGGAGATGTTGCTGTCGGATTATTTTGAAGAATTGGCGGGCAAAGGATTAGATGAGGATGGTGCTTCCAAAGCGGGCAGCTACAGTAGCAGTGGTAGTGACAGTGACAATGGCAGTGTTGAACAAGATGTCACGGAGCATTTTTCTGGACCAGCAGAGAAAAATGAAGCTGGCCCCAGTTCGGCCGGCTTGTCACAAGGAGTCCAAGGAATTGAAAACGGCAGTACCCTTTGCAGTGTACCTGACAAAAACGAAGTGGGTTGCAGCCTAGGTGGAGTACCATCTGGAGGAACACAGAAACCCACCTCCCTTATCCTATCAAGTGTGGAAAATGGAGATGCTAGTGGGTTGCCGTTGCTATTGGAGAACAAAGAGAAGTCCAGCCATGGCACCAGGGAAgcgaaccataatgggccatcatcaGAGGTGCTTGATGCAGGCTCCCATGGAGGGTCATCACAAGAGAATGGGAGAAGCTGCAACCTACCCCAGTCATCATCACATAAACATGAAGACTGCTGTCCTGAAAACTTGACACTGCACA aagaagaagaagatgggatGGTAGGCTCTTGTGATTCTCCTGCTGGATCGCTGCACGCACGTGGGAGTGCTGGCACTTCAAGGCTCAGAACA ATGTCGGAGTCAAGACCAGAGCAGGGAAGCGGATGA
- the LOC119273084 gene encoding probable ADP-ribosylation factor GTPase-activating protein AGD8: MATDAGAADRSSVFRKLRAKSDNKMCFDCNAKNPTWASVTYGVFLCIDCSAVHRSLGVHVSFVRSTNLDSWTPEQLKMMVYGGNNRAQAFFKQHGWTDGGKIEAKYTSRAADLYRQLLLKEVSKSSTEDGNNSGPPSPVAASQTSSQAAAFPDFKLAEVPKVVVNEKNEPESETIRSPKAPTHSFKKPIGGKKPGSKTGGLGARKLTTKPSESLYEQKPEEPAPALPSVAESTTARSKSHTSRFEYVENVPSAGSSSAENQAFGHVAPPKSSNFFGEYGMDSGYHKKSTSGASKMQVEESSEARQKFSNAKSISSSQFFGDQANLEKEGQISLQKFSGSSAISSADLFGQQANNSNADLSASDLINRISFQATQDLTSLKSMAGQTGKKLTSMASNIISDLDRIL, encoded by the exons ATGGCGACCGACGCCGGCGCCGCCGACAGGAGCTCCGTCTTCCGCAAGCTCCGCGCCAAATCCGACAATAAG ATGTGCTTCGACTGCAACGCCAAGAACCCCACCTGGGCCTCCGTCACCTACGGCGTCTTCCTCTGCATCGACTGCTCCGCCGTCCACCGCAGCCTCGGCGTCCACGTCTCCTTCGTCAG GTCAACAAATTTGGATTCATGGACCCCAGAACAGTTGAAAATGATGGTTTATGGGGGAAACAACCGTGCACAAGCTTTCTTTAAGCAGCATGGTTGGACTGATGGTGGAAAGATTGAGGCAAAGTACACTTCAAGAGCTGCTGACTTATACAGACAGTTGCTCCTCAAAGAGGTTTCTAAAAGTTCCACAGAAGATGGCAATAATAGTGGGCCGCCCTCCCCAGTCGCAGCTTCTCAGACTTCAAGCCAAGCAGCTGCATTTCCTGATTTCAAACTGGCAGAGGTGCCGAAAGTAGTTGTAAATGAGAAGAATGAGCCTGAGTCTGAAACTATTCGTTCACCTAAAGCTCCTACCCATTCATTCAAGAAGCCAATCGGTGGAAAGAAGCCTGGAAGTAAGACTGGTGGACTTGGTGCGCGCAAGCTTACGACAAAG CCAAGTGAAAGCCTCTATGAGCAGAAACCTGAAGAGCCAGCTCCTGCCCTGCCATCAGTGGCTGAAAGCACTACAGCTAGGAGCAAATCTCATACTTCCCGATTTGAATATGTGGAAAATGTACCTTCTGCTGGGAGCAGCTCTGCGGAAAACCAGGCGTTTGGGCATGTTGCGCCCCCAAAGTCTTCAAACTTTTTTGGTGAATACGGGATGGACAGTGGATATCACAAGAAATCTACTTCTGGTGCATCCAAAATGCAG GTCGAGGAAAGTAGCGAAGCAAGACAGAAGTTCTCAAATGCAAAGTCTATTTCATCTTCTCAGTTTTTCGGTGATCAAGCCAATTTAGAAAAAGAGGGCCAAATCTCCCTCCAAAAATTCTCT GGATCCTCTGCCATTTCAAGTGCTGATCTGTTTGGCCAACAAGCGAACAATTCTAATGCCGATCTGAGTGCTTCGGATTTGATCAACAGAATCTCCTTCCAG GCCACTCAGGACTTGACCTCTCTCAAGAGCATGGCTGGGCAGACTGGGAAGAAGCTGACATCTATGGCGTCCAACATCATATCTGATCTTGACCGGATCCTCTGA